The following are encoded in a window of Bdellovibrio sp. ArHS genomic DNA:
- a CDS encoding KH domain-containing protein: MFMKTDIEQDVEKIATTLKAMITHLIGSHIEFHVSYKVHEKTTVFHIVVDRCAMGKILGTKGKNLNAIRTWIQSSSARLGVRAVIDSPTCLDGLEP; the protein is encoded by the coding sequence ATGTTTATGAAAACGGATATCGAACAAGACGTAGAAAAAATTGCGACGACGTTGAAAGCCATGATCACCCACCTTATCGGTTCACATATTGAATTTCACGTCTCTTATAAGGTTCACGAAAAGACCACCGTATTTCATATCGTGGTCGATCGCTGCGCGATGGGAAAAATTTTAGGCACGAAGGGTAAGAACCTGAACGCCATTCGCACGTGGATTCAATCCTCCAGTGCACGTCTGGGCGTGCGCGCGGTCATTGATTCGCCGACCTGTCTTGACGGCCTGGAACCTTAA
- a CDS encoding TIGR02147 family protein codes for MENPIVLELKKVFEDRALRNPRYSMRAFSRDLQVDPSVLSKVIRGKRSVSGSMIRKMGRLLGLPADQVQSFQEKNKLHQKRMRDLAAEKSKKFVNIPLDQYEVIAHWIHLAILECLNLADFDHTPKYLAQRLGVSESMISLALARLKNVGVLDVTAEGMVQSQPINTSSLGPAYTTQAMRNQQRELLEKAIFALEAVPFELRSQSSLTIAIEKRKLPEFIERIHKFRRDMNGLMMKKSKKPDDIYCLSLSLFPLTATEAL; via the coding sequence ATGGAAAATCCAATTGTTTTAGAGTTGAAAAAAGTATTTGAGGATCGCGCCTTGCGAAATCCACGTTATTCAATGCGTGCGTTCTCGCGAGATTTGCAAGTGGACCCGTCTGTTCTTAGTAAAGTCATCCGGGGCAAACGAAGCGTCAGTGGGTCCATGATTCGTAAAATGGGTCGTTTATTGGGCCTGCCGGCAGATCAGGTGCAGTCTTTCCAAGAGAAGAACAAGCTTCACCAAAAGCGGATGCGTGACCTGGCTGCGGAAAAATCGAAGAAGTTTGTCAATATTCCTTTGGATCAATACGAGGTTATTGCCCATTGGATTCATCTGGCGATTCTAGAGTGTTTGAACTTAGCAGACTTTGATCACACACCGAAATACTTAGCGCAAAGACTGGGTGTCTCTGAATCGATGATATCTCTGGCTTTGGCACGCCTAAAAAATGTCGGTGTTCTGGATGTCACCGCTGAGGGAATGGTTCAATCTCAACCCATTAATACGTCGTCCTTGGGACCGGCCTACACGACGCAGGCCATGCGCAATCAGCAGCGGGAACTTTTGGAAAAAGCCATCTTCGCTTTAGAGGCCGTGCCCTTTGAACTGCGCAGTCAATCCTCTCTGACCATTGCCATTGAAAAAAGAAAACTGCCTGAGTTTATTGAAAGAATCCACAAGTTCCGTCGGGATATGAATGGCTTGATGATGAAAAAGAGCAAAAAGCCTGACGATATCTATTGTCTGTCGCTATCCCTGTTCCCCCTGACTGCCACGGAGGCCTTATGA